The DNA segment TTCGGGTAATAATTCCAGATTTTACCAAAATAAGACACTTGaattgaccaaaaaaaaaaaaaaacagactaCTAAAATAAGACACTTGAAGTGGTAAAAGAATCTCCTACGCATCAAATAGAAAAGAAATATGCTTTTAAATAGTTCCAGTACTTTCTTCCAAAGTAAACATGTTTAATTAGGAGCAACTCCAATTATGGATAAAGTACGAACATCACCCACCAAGCTATAAACTAATCTTCAACTATTGCACTTAGGGTAGAAAAAGACCTACAGCATTGTTTAGATCATAAACCAGAAGGTCATTAATGACCTTAGGTTGGAGAATTAGTAGATTTAGGAGAAAAGTTAAATATACAGATAAAATTTTGACCACTTGAGCCATGAGACATTTAACTCATTGTGATGAACAAGTGACTCATTTTGCTCCCTGCTTTAATTTTGTTCTAGAAATTGTAAGACAAGTAAAGAAGTTAATAATAGAAGATGAAAAGGGAAACCATAACCTATAACAGCAATAAAGATTCAGTGATGAGACTAAATGTGataggaaaaagaaagaagaaaaaaaacaattcTTAGTAAGTCAAAGTTGTCACATGGTACTTTACTGTATTTGCTGATAAATATTACCAATTCGAACAATTTCCCATATCACAACATAAGTATCGATCAAATCCCATAATGACAATGTTCCATTCTAACTGTTTCTTCACAAGAAAGCCCTAAacaaagagaggaaaaaagaAGACATTGGTATTAATTCCAAAGCCAAGTTTGGAGCTTGTCCCCTATTTTGAATAGGGCTAAAGAGGATAGGTGAAGACAGTCAAATTTGGGAAGGACAATGGTGTAGGAGGGATATTTTTGTTCCCTAAAAGACTACAACATAAATAGCCACAACAAGGTCCAAAAATGGGGCATAGTTGCAGATTCATCTAAAATGGAAAGTGGTTTCTGTTTCTTGTTATTCAGAAACTAGCTACAAGCCCCTAGTGAGGGTAGTTGGGACCTTTGAAGGATGGTCTTCGCTtattcaaaatgaaaaaaaaaaaaggtggcCTTATAGTGATTTTATGAACAACAGATGGACAGAAGTAGTGTGTGTGCTAGATCTGAATTGAAAGAACCAAGATGACTAATAAGATGAGATCCTCCTAAAAGTGACTAGCACCAAAAATAGAATGCTCGGCATGATCGTTGAGCAACAGAAAAAATGTGATCACTCAATCTTTTCTCTCAACTTGATGTGCGAGCCTCACCTCCGTGGCCtgcgctgctgctgctgctgctgccacTGGAAGGATTAGCACTCTGTACAGACTGCTGAACGCCGGAATGAGAAGCATGACCGCCCTTTGAAAACATTGAACCAACTGAACCACTTGAGGTGCTCATGGAAGATATTTGGGTAGAGAAAGCATCCCTGGCGGATCCAGAGACTAGTTCAGGCCGCAAGTCTGAGGATGAGGATGATGGAGCCAAAGTACCAATAGAAGATCGCACAGGGTAAGGAGCGACAGCCATATCAGTAAGAGAAGATGCTGATGGACTATAACTCATTCCCATTGGATGGTCAAACTTGCAAGAAGGCCCAAACTTGCAGACTCCATTTTGTGCATAGTGAGAGCAAATTGGCGCACCCTGAAACAGAACCATTGAgaggaacaaaaaaaaaaatgaatattccaaatcactgaagcagtgAATCACTCAAACTACAGAACTCACTTGTTTCAAACACTAACAAATTTCAGCAACGTGTTTAATAGGAGAGGTAAAGCAAAAGAAACTTTTGTTCCTAGCACGTTCAATTAGCAAAGAAACTCAATCAGAAAAATATGCCACTAGCACTTCACGGAAGGGACGACTAATAGCTGATGGCTTGTATATGAAGGCTGGGATACATCTCATTTCAAGAATACACCTATGTAAGAATCAATAGGATTGCTTCCCGCAACTAAAACCAGACTGCTATATCAGTGTATCATGTAGATCTAATGGATGCATAAAAAGCAAAGATATTATGAAGGAGTGGCATTATATTTTTTTGACTGATTGTTCCACAACCGAGTCCAAATCGGTACTCAAATTcccaaaatacactctcttaaagtGTAATAAAAAagccccaaatttcactttgaaattccATGTTTTAGGTGTAGAAAGAATGGCATTATAAGATCACAAAATATGGGCTTTTTGTGATAATAAATAAATCTACGAAGGCCAGTTGGCGCACAATTTGAAACTCGGTGGATAATACGCCCTCCCCGCtaccttctccacttaaataccaggttTTTGGTTTGCAACAGGGTTCAAACTCGTGATGTCCACTAATCCACACATCCTGCATTGCACCACTTACCACAAAATATGCCTTTTTTTTAACTCTTCAATAAGATGCACTATAGTTCAGCAATTCTTTTTGGGACAAGTTAAGAAAAGTTCCGCAATTCCAGGAAGAGTAGGCAAGGAAGTTATTTCACCATCTAGCAAGCACCAGGCGCAAAAGTGTAATCTTTTATACTACCTGTAcctcaacaatttgaaaattcaCAATGTTTACTGAGCCCCTGAAACTGCATATGATGTTACCCATTTATATGCCCCAGTTGATATTTAGAGAATAGCAGAAAGATACCAAGGGGGAATTAGGGGTATTCGAAAATTTTCGGTTTGGTATTTGTGGTTTGTCCTACAAGAATAGGTCAACGAATCTGATATCCAAAATATATTTGTCCATCTGCGAACATTCTATCAAATTCTTTTGCGAGGTAGAGACGCAAGAATATTATAAGCACTTCTCTTGTTGCTTGAAAAGTAAATTCCTCATGTACCAAGGAAAAGAAAAGTAATCATTATATCAATGAGACAATACAACGTCTCTACCGGCCATCCTTGTTCATAGTGgttggggagttttctccaaacTACTAGGTCAAGGGTTCAAGGCTGGTAAACagtatccaaaaaaaaaaagtccaACGCCTCTTAATGTTGATACATATTTTCGGAATTAATCATGACAGCCATCTCTTTAGAAACAAAAAGCAATTCAAACATACTCAGAAAGTCAAATAGCTATTGCCAAAATTCTGTATTGTCCTACCAAAAAGCATCCCTGCCCACACTTAGAGCAATAATGTAAACACATACATGCAGATACCTCCTTGCGAAAATTGTCTGACACAATAATTCAAATAGCGGATCTTATTGATACTTTTCACTTCAAGGAATTGATCATCCCAATCAGTAAACTGCTTCAATCTAAATATCCTAGGCAATATAATGCCTTCTTTtcaatttcatgcatttatagGAGTCTGTCTCTAAAATAGTACAGTAATGTAATTCCAGATTTGAGGGTTAGGGAAAGAAAGGTCAGATTTAACATGGAGAATGCTTTAGCAACAAAGTTTAGAAACATTGAAGTGCTGACCAATATGTAGAATTTCAATTTAAAATTTGCATGCAAAGATTCTCACCGGACGAAGAGGGAGGCCCATAGCACTGAGGATAAAACTTGTTTTAGGTCCACTCCACTCAGGCGGATGATGGTATCTACAAGAAGATCCATATTTACAGTCCCCATACTTCATGTAATATTGACATTCTGGTTGTCCGGGCCTTTCTGGAAATGCGTGCTCCTTCTGGCTGCTGCTTGAAGGACCGGAAGCAGAAGCAACAGATAAATATGGTCCCATGTAGGCAGGTGCTGAAGGAGATAGTTGAGAAAGCCCATAAATAGGGCCAGCAGCAGCAGGAGGCTGAGTACTTGGGGAGGGAGCTGGACTAGCAGGTGCCTGTAGCGCATAATTTAAACTCAGTAGAAAGTCAGTGCATCCAAAAAAATGGTATATATCAACAGCTGAAAGAAGCATCTATGGTGTACCTACCGGATAAGGAGTCCAACCTGGTAGAGGAACCATCCCTGGGGGAAGAAGCATAGAACCATAAGTCCCAGGGATATATGAACCAGGAAGTAGAGTAGGTCTTGCAACTGGCCAGTTGCCAGAAACTACCCCGTACTGTTGAGCTGATTGAACAGAAGGAGACTGCACCGTTGGATAAATGTGCGGTGCAGGAACAGCAGCTGGCACAGCCAGAGGTCCAGGTCCAGCTGGTGGTGCTGGCACTTGCGCTCCAGCAGGATGTGGATGATGAAATTTACAAGTGACGCCAAATTTACACTGCCCTGTTTTCACATAATACGAGCATTCCTTTTCACCCTGTGACAGGAACTTTATGAGCCAACTCAGAAGGATTCAACCATACTTAAAACTTTTCAAGCAGTaagacaaaagagaaagaaaagaaaataaaaggactGGAACCAAAAGAAAATAAGCTCAGATGAAGACtgattgaaaataaaaagaaggcaGACCGGACGCAGCGGGTATCCATAAATGTTAACTGTCACTGGTGCTGGAGATCCACCTCCCTGTCTTGGGTGATGGTATTTGCATGAAGCACCAAATTTACACATACCTGTCCTCATATAGTACTGCAAATCAGAATCAGAAACAACTAATTATTGCAGTGAAAAGTGCAGTTTTATATATCAACTTATCCAAAAAAGAAGTCGCCAGAAAAACAGGACAAGTTAACCAGTCACTTTTTGCTGAGCAACTGTTTTCATAGTTAACAATCAACAGGTATATCATATTTCTAAGCAATCATTTGACAGTGGCTGTCATTTGACCACATATTAAGCACTTCTTTCGATGAtttactaaaaagtaggaagatgAGCTCTCCTTTAACATGGGAGACACATCATATGAAGCTGAATCCACCAAATGCAGTCGACTACACAAAATGTGAAGAAAATAATTTGGTGCTCAATTCCAAAGCTATCTAATCAACAACAAATAGCAATCTTTTCTAAGATATAATTCATAAATTAGCAGATAAAATATGCAAAGGAGAACATCTTCAGCAACAAGCATGAACCAAAGTGGTAAAAATGATTAGTGCATAAAAGAGAAAACAAACTCATGATAGAACACACAAGAGATCCAAAGCGGACGAGAAACAAATGAGCTTTTTTAAAAACCAAATAACTGAAAGGCCAGAACTTCATACATTTTCTTTtgataagaaaaataattttattaatgctGGGGAAATCCGCCTCTACAGGAAATATACCAAAAGTAGAGAAACCTACACCAAAATATGGTTCTACAAAAGTCACCCACTCATCTATACAAACAACCAGAACTTCATACATAATCAAGAGTTGTAATCAATAGGTAACACAAACAGAAAGTGTCCATGACATAGAATCAAGTACGGAGATTACCATATAAAAGTATCAAGCAAAAAGGATTTTCATGTCAAGGATAGAAAAGCCTCGCTCCTCAGACTAAACAAAGATATGAATCATATGGAGCTGGTATATAGTGGAAGAACATTTTCCAACAGAAGCATTATCGATACTCCAATGATGAGAAGACTAAACCCAGTTACTCAAACTAAATTTTCTGAACAGTCACTGAATTGAACATTGAATtccaaaatggaaaaagaaatgaaaatcaaaTCATGATTTACTAGCACAAATAAGCAATGcagattattaaaaaaaaaaaaaaaaaaaaaaaggcagcccggtgcaGGAAGCAACCcgcgttcacgcagggtccgAAGAAGGGTCGCACCCCAAGTGATGTGATGTAGGCATCCTATCCTAACGCAAGTACCAGTGCCTGATTCTACAGCTCAAACCCGTAACCTAATGCAAGCAATGCAGAACGCAATCCCTAAAATTAAACCTTATAGCTTTATCAGAAGTTCTAAAAGAAAAGGTGATCACCAAGAAAAAATTGTTCCAGCTACAGAGACAACAAAGCAATTTGTAATACAGATAATTCGATCAAGCATGTTTTTGCAACATCAGGAAATGTTTCTTAAAAATGTACCATTATCGTGAACAATAAAAGCACTTGCACAACTAGGACAAAAGACATCATCAATAAAATGATCAACAACGTCAAAATGTGGGAAAAAATTTGGAATCTACATGGAAAATTGAGAGTAGTTCAAAATTGCCGACCCTAGCATGTATGATTTGTAATGTAAAACATTTATCAGATATGGAAATTTTTTAATTCAGTTGAATTCACAAACATGGTAATGGAAAATTTCCAGAATAAGGAACAGAAGGACGAATTCATGtctaaaaggaaaagaagtccaTGCACTTATCAGACAGCAAAATGACGAATATCATCACAGAGCAGAATCTAGCAAATTGGATCTTTCCAGTATGCATCTGAAAGATAACATGGCAAGTCTAGGAGGATCATAAATGCTACACCAGATTGAAGAGCAACATAAGCTTCCATTTAGCACATCAGAGATCCGAAAGAAGGAAAAGGACGAATCATGATCAACAAAATGGGAGCTCAACCGTAAAGAATCAACAGCAAGCAGATGAAGTGATTGTACTAACCAGATGGAAGCTCACGTAGTACATAATCAACAGCAAGCAGACGAATTGATTGTACTAACAAGATGGGATATCAATGTAGTACAGATTCAACAGCAAGCAGACGAATTGATTAACTAACGAGAGAGCCAAATCCAGAACCCACACATTCCTCCAAAAATTGATCATCATTCAATAGAACACCCAACATTCTAAAACTGATAGCATTGCATGTAACGAAAAAAACTTACCTGGCAAACAGGTTGACCCACTCTTTCTGGGTATTCTCCTCCGGTAGCTCTCATCGCTCCCAAGACCTGTCCTCAGTTCACACAATCAATGCATGTCAAAATTCCCAATCTTGATAACAGATTAaaaccaaaaattaaaaaaatcccAAAAGTCGAGCAAAAGAAAGATCTTTTTAACTACCATTGCTAGAGACGGATCCAGGATCTTAAGTTAGTTTACCCCCATAACACCATTGCACCCACTACTTAGTGTCAATATATACTTTTAGGCAATGCTAATCAAGATTTTTAACAACATGCTTCAGAAAtgtccaaaaacaaaaaaaaaaagatcaaaacTTTAAACATCTAGAATCAAAAATTTGAGACCATCAAATCAGAAGATCAACCCCAAATTGGACACATAAAAATCAATGATCAAGCATATTAACCCTAAAGATTCATTCttttaccaaaaaatataattaaaaaaactgTAAATTTACCGAATTACGGTCACGGGGATGATTGAACCGACACCTAGCACCATAACCACAAAAGCCCGTACGCAAGTAATAGATACAATCAGGCTCATTAGGCCTTTCTGGGTACGATTCTGGACCAGTATTCAGTGACAACTGCCACATAGGCTCTGTAAAAAAATATCCCACATTACACAAAATTTAAGTGAAATTCACATGAAATTCAAATGCAGTAAAAAAGTACTTGCCTTCGAGCCCAGTCTCACCGCCGGGAACTGTCCATTCGGAAACCGGATCCACCGGTGCACCAACCTCCATTGATTGGGTCCCACTGTACCTCTCCATTTTATCCACAAAAGCTTTACAAAATATAAATAGTAGATGTATATATATCTATGTACTAACTATACGTATATAGAAatttgtatatttatatataaaatctATGAACAGAGTGAGAAAAAAGACAGTGTGTGTGTGAGGAAGCAATGGAATGGTGATGATCGAGTGTGAGGTAGCGTGGGGGTTGGTAAGAGTGAAGGGGGTGTGGGGTTATGGTAGGGGGCGGGTGGGAGGGAGGGGTTTGGTGGtttttaagagagagaaaagtaaAGGAAGTTCTTTTTAagtgttctttttctttctttctttcttttttctattagcactttctctctatatctcacACTCGTCAGTCACTCTGTGTGTGTGATTTCAGTCTGGTTTTTGGCTTTGGCCAATAGGCTTTTTGTGTATGTATTTCCAGTCTTTCTGTGTGATTTTCTCACACTTAACTCTCGCCACAAAAGGTTGCGGTGGAAAAGTTTCTTAATTAGAGTTTTGGTATTCAAAACTTTTGGTATTAGTTCTTTAtcataaattaaaagtttaaatttgcGTCCGAAGCATGAAATCACCTTTGATAAAAAGTTACTTTTAGTATGAAGTgatttttaaaattgtttgatGCGAATTCAAATTAGACAAATCCCTaaaacattagaaataccaattacgaaaccaaaaaaaaatctttttctgTCTAAGAGGGATTGGGGGTAGATGGGTAGTAGGATAAGGGGGGTGGGGATAGAGAAAGGGGTTGTCAAAGCTTGTGTGATCTTTCTCTTTGATAGTGAGGGAGAGGGGTTGGAATTTGGAATCAAtggcattttatttatttttttgaaaagaaaaaaagaaagaagaaagtttacaaaaagagagaaaaatctaACAAACAGTAACAGTACATGACACCATAAGATCACTAAGATTCGAATAATATTGTCGTCTTTTTAACTACATATTGAACTGTTATATATAGGTAGGGATAGTGATGAATGTACAACAAAGTTGGACTTTTATAAAAAAGTGTTGTTATATAAGAATGATGTTATAGAGAGGTGTGACTGTATAACATATTTATATTAATATCAAGCTTATTCTAGTAAATGTAAGGAATACATGTCTATGACTCTCTATTCATCTATATATGCGTATACATATATAAAGATTCTTAATATTATACATTCATATTAACTATATATGTGCGTGTACATATAAAAAACTTTATTatcgaaaataaataaaagtgcaGTAAATATAGATAGTAGTTGTAATTGCATCTACCTAATTAAAATTTTAGATTCATCTTTGGACGGGATGGTTGAATTAGGAAGATCGATCTGTTTTCAATTTAAtgctattttttaaacttttgagGTTAAGTTTTAACATTTTaatttttggtttttgtttttttctattttttttcatgcgtttgtttgtttgtttaactACGCGCCAAACATATACCTAACATGTAAATCTCTCCCTTCATATATGGTTGTTTCACAGTTAATGATCAGTTCACTTCTTATTTACCTTAAATAACATTTTTGCCCTTCAACTTCTTACACGTCATCTTACACAGTGCGAAGATACAACAAAACGCGCCAAATCCTCCTGCATGACAAAAGAATGacgtctttttttttttccttttatttcatTGTCGTTTCTGCTcttacttttttttaataataagtTTTCTGGACACTTGTGTTGCACGTGTATTTGAAGTTaagtaatttattattttataaaatagttTCAATTATATTAAATCAATGCTTTgagtaaataattataaaaaaaaaaaaagtaaattattTTGGTGAATGATCAATATGAATCATTGTATGATGACTTACTTGTTGGATATCTTCTCAATTTatgaagaataataataataatcaaagtTTAATTAGATATatattattcttttatttattttgattttatgaGATAAAACATGTAATGAAGTATATCTCGTTTTTTTATAAATGATATTCTTggtgtatattttttttatccaTTTAGATTGCTTTTTTATAATCATGACTAGGACTTTCGTGTCAAATTTTTTTAgttaaagaagaaataagaaatttAGTAGTATAATTTCAATCCATAAAATAAGATATATAAGTACATAAGATTCTTGGCGTAATATCTTTGTAAATTGAAATTCTAACATTAGAAAAGCCTATGATCGTTTATCATCTTTCAATTTTTTCAAAACTTTCACCGTTATTTTCAGCATTATCTCCCTATAAAGTATATCTATATGAGCATACCTAtacatttaaaattttattaacttATCTATATCGTACATAGATGAACTTTCTTTTATAAAAACTTGTGTAATTTTAACGTAAGACTTTCTAGGATAAGTAATTTCACTTTACTAACAAGCAAACTACatttgaaaaacatgaaaatctTTATCTTTAGTTATAAAATTAT comes from the Nicotiana tabacum cultivar K326 chromosome 14, ASM71507v2, whole genome shotgun sequence genome and includes:
- the LOC107761274 gene encoding zinc finger CCCH domain-containing protein 32-like, which translates into the protein MERYSGTQSMEVGAPVDPVSEWTVPGGETGLEEPMWQLSLNTGPESYPERPNEPDCIYYLRTGFCGYGARCRFNHPRDRNSVLGAMRATGGEYPERVGQPVCQYYMRTGMCKFGASCKYHHPRQGGGSPAPVTVNIYGYPLRPGEKECSYYVKTGQCKFGVTCKFHHPHPAGAQVPAPPAGPGPLAVPAAVPAPHIYPTVQSPSVQSAQQYGVVSGNWPVARPTLLPGSYIPGTYGSMLLPPGMVPLPGWTPYPAPASPAPSPSTQPPAAAGPIYGLSQLSPSAPAYMGPYLSVASASGPSSSSQKEHAFPERPGQPECQYYMKYGDCKYGSSCRYHHPPEWSGPKTSFILSAMGLPLRPGAPICSHYAQNGVCKFGPSCKFDHPMGMSYSPSASSLTDMAVAPYPVRSSIGTLAPSSSSSDLRPELVSGSARDAFSTQISSMSTSSGSVGSMFSKGGHASHSGVQQSVQSANPSSGSSSSSSAGHGGEARTSS